CCGCAAACCCATCACGTCTCCGCTGGAACCATGACCGAAGAACTGCACTATCCGATCGATCTCGACCAGGCCGCCATCGCCGCCCTGCTGCCGCACCGTGCACCCCTGCAGCTGCTGCAGCGGGTGGAGGTGCTGGCCCACGACCACTACACCGGTGAAGCCTGCTGGAGCGCCGACGATCCGGTGCTGGCCGGGCACTTCCCGGGTTGCGCCATCGTTCCCGGCGCGCTGCTGCTGGAAGCGGCGGCCCAGCTGGCTGGTGCTGGCCTGCTGGCCGGAGACCCGATCGCACGCGCCATCGCACCCGGCCACCTCGGCATGCTCACGGGGGTACGCAAATCCTGGTTCAAGCGCCCCGTGTTGCCGAACGAGCGGGTGCTCTTCACCCTCAAATGCCGCCGCATGGGCGAAAAGGCAGTGCTGGCCAGCGCCACGGCCGAGGTCGACGGCCAGGAAGCCGCCACGCTGGAATTCATGGTATCGCATGTGCCGGCAGAAAGCCTGCAGCACCTTATCCCGGCCGAACAGCTCAAGGACCTGCTGGGAAGCTGAGTATCTTCAGGCTGTTCGCGTCGGGCTGCCGCCGCGCTCCGCGGCCAGCCATTCGAGCACCGGCAACGTGCCTGGCAACACCGGCTGCACCTGCACCGGCAGTTGCTGCCAGCTGAACTGCTGCCCTTCGTGCATGTGCAGCTCGCCCGTCCATTCGGTGACCTTGCAGAAATGCAGTTGCACCAAGGCATGCGGATAATCCACCACCGTATCGCGCCACGGCTGTGCCGTGCCGATCACGACGCCGATTTCCTCGCGCAACTCGCGCCGCAGCGCCTGCTCCACCGACTCGCCCTGCTCCAGCTTGCCGCCGGGAAACTCCCAGTAGCCCGCGTACACCTTGCCATCGGGACGACTGGTGAGCAGAAAGCTGCCATCCGGCTGCAGCAGCACTCCCACCGCCACCTGCACCAGCTTGCGCGGCGTGCCGTCCGTCGCATCCGCGCGCGGACGGTCGCCATCCGCCACCAGCGGCCGTTCTGCCGTGTGGCTCATGCCTGCCCCCTGCGGCCGGCATAGTCGCGCGCAAACTGCCAGGCCACGCGCCCGCTGCGCGAGCCGCGCTCCAGCGCCCACACCAGCGCCTGCGGATCGGCCGCGGCAATCTCGCCTTCGGGCACCTCCAGGCTGCGCAGCCACTGGTGCACGATGGCCAGATACTCGTCCTGGCTGAATGGATAGAAGCTGATCCACAGACCGAAGCGCTCGGACAGCGAAATCTTCTCCTCAACCACCTCGCCCGGATGCACCTCACCATCCGGCGTGTGCGTGTAGCTCAGGTTTTCCTTCATGTATTCCGGCAGCAGATGGCGCCGGTTGCTGGTGGCATAGATGAGCACGTTCGGCGTGCTCGCGGCCACCGAACCATCCAGCATGGACTTGAGCGCCTTGTAGCCCAGTTCCCCTTCATCAAAGCTCAGGTCGTCGCAGAAGATGATGAACTTCTCCGGCCGGCCTGCGACCAGCTCGGCAATGTCCGGCAGATCGACCAGATCGCCCTTGTCCACCTCGATCAGGCGCAGGCCCTGCGGCGCGTAGGCATGCAGGCAGGCCTTGATCAGCGAGGACTTTCCGGTGCCGCGCGAACCGGTCAGCAGCACGTTGTTGGCGGTGCGTCCGCTCACGAACTGCTCGGTATTGCGCACCAGGCGCTCCTTCTGGCCGTCGATCTCCTGCAGATCTTCCAGCCGCATTTCGGCAACGTGACGCACCGGCTCCAGCACACCGGTCTGGCCGGCGAAACCGCTGGAACGCTTGCGGTAGCGGAAGGCGATGGAAGCATTCCAGTCCGGCTGCTGCAACGGTTGCGGCAGCACCTGCTCCAGACGCTGGAGCAGTGATTCGGCTCGGGAAATCAGGGATTCAAGAGAGGAAGAGGACATGGATGGACAGCAATGGGAATCGCGGAAAACCGTTTAGCATACAACACCGCTGCCAGCTGTTCCACGCCCCTCACCAACAGAAAAGGCCGCCAGGTTGCCCTGACGGCCTTGAATGCGGTCGGTTGACCCGGATCGCTTAGGCGGTTTCGCCGTACACGGTCACGGTCACGTCCACCACCACGTCGGTGTGCAGGGCCACCTGAACGGTGTTGTCGCTCACGGTCTTGATCTGGCCGTTGGGCATGCGGATCTGGGACTTGTGGACCGGGAAGCCCATCTTGCCCAGTTCTTCGGCGATGTCGCCGTTAGTGACGGAACCGAACAGACGGCCGTCAACGCCAGCCTTCTGGGTCAGCTTGACCACGGCGCCTTCCAGCTTCTTGCCTTGTTCTTCGGCAGCAGCCAGCTTCTCGGCAGCCTGCTTTTCCAGTTCGGCGCGCTTGGCTTCGAACTCGGCCAGGGCTGCAGCGGTAGCGCGGCGGGCACGGCCGGAGGGGATCAGGAAGTTACGGGCGTAGCCATCCTTGACCTTGACGATTTCACCCAGATTGCCCAGGTTCACTACTTTGTCGAGCAGAATGATTTGCATGGTATGTGCTCCTTGGC
The DNA window shown above is from Brachymonas denitrificans and carries:
- a CDS encoding NUDIX domain-containing protein gives rise to the protein MSHTAERPLVADGDRPRADATDGTPRKLVQVAVGVLLQPDGSFLLTSRPDGKVYAGYWEFPGGKLEQGESVEQALRRELREEIGVVIGTAQPWRDTVVDYPHALVQLHFCKVTEWTGELHMHEGQQFSWQQLPVQVQPVLPGTLPVLEWLAAERGGSPTRTA
- a CDS encoding ATP-binding protein, giving the protein MSSSSLESLISRAESLLQRLEQVLPQPLQQPDWNASIAFRYRKRSSGFAGQTGVLEPVRHVAEMRLEDLQEIDGQKERLVRNTEQFVSGRTANNVLLTGSRGTGKSSLIKACLHAYAPQGLRLIEVDKGDLVDLPDIAELVAGRPEKFIIFCDDLSFDEGELGYKALKSMLDGSVAASTPNVLIYATSNRRHLLPEYMKENLSYTHTPDGEVHPGEVVEEKISLSERFGLWISFYPFSQDEYLAIVHQWLRSLEVPEGEIAAADPQALVWALERGSRSGRVAWQFARDYAGRRGQA
- the rplI gene encoding 50S ribosomal protein L9, translating into MQIILLDKVVNLGNLGEIVKVKDGYARNFLIPSGRARRATAAALAEFEAKRAELEKQAAEKLAAAEEQGKKLEGAVVKLTQKAGVDGRLFGSVTNGDIAEELGKMGFPVHKSQIRMPNGQIKTVSDNTVQVALHTDVVVDVTVTVYGETA
- a CDS encoding 3-hydroxyacyl-ACP dehydratase FabZ family protein, with product MTEELHYPIDLDQAAIAALLPHRAPLQLLQRVEVLAHDHYTGEACWSADDPVLAGHFPGCAIVPGALLLEAAAQLAGAGLLAGDPIARAIAPGHLGMLTGVRKSWFKRPVLPNERVLFTLKCRRMGEKAVLASATAEVDGQEAATLEFMVSHVPAESLQHLIPAEQLKDLLGS